CACAACGTTGATCAGGCTGATGGTCAGCAATATGACCCCCATACCCCAATAGCCCTTGGTGGCCAACGGCACGTCTGTTGACAGCCACAGCGAGATCGCCAAAAGCCCATAAGCCAGGACTACGCCGACGCCATTCAACATCATGATGACTGTGTTATCGCTATTATCATTATGCATTTTTCTGGTCCATTTCACAAAATTAGAGAGTTCGGAAAGTCAGTTCTGCAGATCATCCGCGGTCTTGCAGGTGTTATTTTTCAGCCTTCAGGCGGTTCAGGACATCAAGTGCCGACGTGCCGTTGCGTTTGCCAAATCCGGCATCGGCCAGGTCATCCCCAATGGTGGCATGGCCAAGATCACCATCAATTTCCCGCAGGATCTCGCCCTGTTCAAATGGGTCGTCCTGCTCCATCACCCGGGCAATCAGGGCTTCGGCTTCCTCAATCGGGCTGTCGCCCCCGAGGTGTTTGTTCAAACGGCGCTGCATGTCTTGTTCCCGTTTGGTGGCACGGGCGGACATGGCACCCTGTTTAAGATCGATGATGCGCCGATTGGCTGTTGCGACCGACTGACGCAATTGCAGGATCCGGCGCTCTAGCCGCTCGAGTGTTTGACGGCGCAAGGCCAGTTCGTTTTCCATTTCGGCCACGGCCTGTGCCGCAGTCTGGGCCAGATCCTCGCGGTCGCCGTCCAGTGCCTCTTTGGCGCGGGACAAAAGATCTGCAATCCGGACTTCCAGGGTTTCGATCTGGCGCAATTCGGCGCGTTGGCGCTGGATCAGGCTGGCCAGCGTCAATTTGGCGGCCTTCAGGCTGTCCCCGGATTCACGGATTTTCTGGTCAATCAATTCAATCGAGAATGTATCGCGAAGCTGCTCTTCGGCGCGGGCATTTGCACCGATGAATAAGGTCTTTAAAGTTCCAAACATGTCGCTCTCCAATTTCCTGAACATCGTTCACAAATTGGGTATAGCGAGATCATGAACGGTGTTCAAGGAAAAAATGAACGGTGTTCAAATTTATGTCTGACCGACCTGGGAAAGTACTTGACCGATCATTTGTTCGACCTTGGCAAGGGGCACTGCCGAAATCCGTTGTTCCAGCCCAAGCAACACAATCCCATGCACCGAAGAAAACAGCGCGCGCACCATCAAGTCCAATTGCTCGTGATTATAGTCTGGGAACAATTCGGCCACCGGGCGGGCAATATGGGAAAACAGCGTCCGCAGCGCCTGTAAGTACCAATCCGGCACCTGGTCATCGGCCCGCATCTGCAGATCGAACAGGGCGCGCCATAGGTTCGTATGGTCCGATGCAAAGCCTAGGTAGGCATTGCTCATCAGGATCAGACGGCTGGTCGCGGTCTCCTCGCCTGCCCCATCAACGGAACTGGCAACCACCTGCCCCAGTTTTTGAAAGGTGCGCCCGTTTACTGCCATAATCAATGCATTCAGATCGTCATATGCAGTGTAAATCGCACCGACAGCACATCCTGCGTCCTTGGCCAGATCGCGGGCACGCAGGGCGCCAACGCCATCTCTGTCGATGCGTTCCTCAGCTGCCACAATCAGCTTTTCACGTAAGACTTCTTTGCGTTGCTGAGCTTTGGTTGTCATCGGACCCTCACGTTTTGAACCCCGTTCAAGAATGCCAATAACACCGGCAAACGCAAAGATGCAATCAGATCAGACCGCGCCACCGCATCACGGCGACCATCAGGACAACCACGGCCAGCACTGAAAACGCCATGCTGCCCAGAATTGTCAGGGCACGTCCTTTGCGGCGATCAGCCAGGTCCACCGATTTCAGATAGCCCGAGACCTCACCTGCCGATTTGCGCAGGGCGGGCTCATCCAATGTCAGTCGCAACTTGGGGTGCTGCATCAGCGGTTCGGCCTTAGCCAGCAACATGGCCTGGTTATAAATCCTGCGTGGCAACCGCCGACGTGCCTTTTTCAACGCATCTGCCAAAGCGCCCGAAACATGTTCGCGGGTTTTCAGCAACTCCCGGATCTCTGCAATGTCCTCTGTTATGCTGTGACCCACTGCCGTGCTCTCCTGTTATCAATCAGTGGCATCTTATCCGCTGCCTCGCTGGGGCTCAATACTTGCAGATTGAACTGGCGGCCCTGCGCACGCAACGCTATCACAGGGGCATGTTGAACATCATCACCCATGGCACCGCCACCGACAAACCGCCCCTTCTTATTGCCCACGGGCTTTATGGCTCTGCCCGCAATTGGGGCGTGATTGCCAAGCGGCTGTCAGACGAGCGCTTGGTTGTGGCCGTCGATATGCGCAACCATGGGCACAGCCCCTGGGCCAACAGCCATAGCTACCCCGAACTGGCCGAGGATTTGGCCGAGGTGGTGGCGGCACATGGTGGGCAGATGGATGTGATCGGGCATTCGATGGGGGGCAAAGCCGCAATGATGCTGGCCTTGAACCATCCCGCATCTGTGAACCGCCTGTTGGTGGCTGACATCGCGCCAGTTGCATACATCCACAGCCAGATCCAGTTCATCGAGGCGATGCGCAGCATAGATCTGACAACCCTACAACGAAGATCCGAGGCCGAGGACCAATTGGCCGCAGCTGGTGTAGAGCCCGCATTGCAAAGCTTTTTCACCCAGTCACTTGATATCCCCAATCGGCGCTGGCGGCTAAATTTGGACGCCTTGGCGGATCAGATGCCCAATGTGATGTCCTTTCCGCAGACCAATGCGGTTTGGCCGGGATCGGTGCTGTTCTTGTCCGGCGCCAGTTCAGACTACGTGGACCCCAAATACCGCCCACAGGTCCGCGCCCGATTTCCGCAGGCGCGGTTTGCCAAGATCCCAGGCGCCGGTCACTGGCTACACGCCGAGAAACCCCGTGAATTCGAGGCCACCGCCCGCATTTTCCTGAATGCCTAGGTCAGGAAACCGCCATTCTCAGCAGGTTTTTGACAGGCTGCACGGCCCAGGATTGCACCTGCGCTGTGCCATCCGGTTACCCCTTGGCGTCCATCTCACGATTTAAGAACAGCTCCGGGTCGTCGACTTCCACAAGTTTTCATCCCTTGACCCACCAAAACCGATCGCCCACACGTCTCAGAAAACTTCGGTCATAGCTGACCAATAGGCGGGATGCACTATGGACAACCAGCTCGTCTTTCTGGGCCTCCTGTCCTTGGATACCCAGATAATTTGTCGGTTCGCCCGTCAGATAGAAATTGGCATTACTGAGCCGCACTACCCTTTGGATCTCTCGACCAGGCGTATAGAAATAAGGTTGCTCCAAATCCGCACCGGATCAAAAATTTAGCGCCGGATCTTGTCTGCGGACGCAGTGCGGCAATCGCATTGCCGACATTGCTACTTGATAGAGCACTTTCCCAGGTCAAACGTCTGTCAGCAAATCAACCAAGCGCGCGGAGCAACGCCAGTGACGGATCACCGGTAACGGGTTGGCCAATGCTGGACTGGTAATCAGCAATGGCTTTGTTGCTTTTTGGGCCGATCACACCGTCTGCGCCACCAGTGTCAAAGCCACGGGCAGTGAGGCGTTTTTGCAAACGGATACGATCGTCTTTTGTAAGACCATATTTGTCAGGTGGGAAGCTGGCGCGTATCGGGCCACCCCCAGCGATACGGTCGGCAAGATGACCCACACCAATCGCATAGCTGTCAGAATTGTTATAGCGCTTGATCACCCGGAAGTTGGCGGTAACCGCAAATTTTGGCCCGCCAGCCTGGGGTTGAATGATGGTGCCCGCTGTAGCACCGTTGCCAACCTCTGCCCCCCAGTTGACACCCTGCGTCCAGCCATTTCGCGCGAGGTAAGCCGCTGTCGAGGCGAGCGAGTCTGCGGGGTCATCCGACCAGATGTCACGGCGGCCGTCGCCTGTAAAATCAACAGCAAAGGCTTGGTACGATGTGGGGATGAACTGCGTGTGGCCCATCGCTCCAGCCCATGACCCCAAAAGATTGGATGCGGTTGTATCGCCGTTCTGCAAGATTTTGAGCGCCGCAATCAATTGCTTTTCAAAGAACGCGCCCCGGCGGCCATCAAAGGCCAGTGTGGATGTAGCCGAGATCACGGGTACATTGCCGCGGCGTTCGCCGTAGAAGCTTTCCAACCCCCAAATGGCAGTCACGATTTCTGCCGGGACACCGTAGCGTTTCTCGACAGCTGAGAGTGTTGTGCGA
This portion of the Parasedimentitalea marina genome encodes:
- a CDS encoding TetR/AcrR family transcriptional regulator, which encodes MTTKAQQRKEVLREKLIVAAEERIDRDGVGALRARDLAKDAGCAVGAIYTAYDDLNALIMAVNGRTFQKLGQVVASSVDGAGEETATSRLILMSNAYLGFASDHTNLWRALFDLQMRADDQVPDWYLQALRTLFSHIARPVAELFPDYNHEQLDLMVRALFSSVHGIVLLGLEQRISAVPLAKVEQMIGQVLSQVGQT
- a CDS encoding lytic murein transglycosylase translates to MNLTRRMTLLGLGAVGLTACGRDVGTLGPRISESNTGDLPADLRPVFNADYDTWVRSFRTRAAGQGISPATLNAGFRGAGYLPGVVKRDRNQTEFSRTLEDYLSIAASDERVSKGRAAFARHRTTLSAVEKRYGVPAEIVTAIWGLESFYGERRGNVPVISATSTLAFDGRRGAFFEKQLIAALKILQNGDTTASNLLGSWAGAMGHTQFIPTSYQAFAVDFTGDGRRDIWSDDPADSLASTAAYLARNGWTQGVNWGAEVGNGATAGTIIQPQAGGPKFAVTANFRVIKRYNNSDSYAIGVGHLADRIAGGGPIRASFPPDKYGLTKDDRIRLQKRLTARGFDTGGADGVIGPKSNKAIADYQSSIGQPVTGDPSLALLRALG
- a CDS encoding alpha/beta fold hydrolase; translated protein: MLNIITHGTATDKPPLLIAHGLYGSARNWGVIAKRLSDERLVVAVDMRNHGHSPWANSHSYPELAEDLAEVVAAHGGQMDVIGHSMGGKAAMMLALNHPASVNRLLVADIAPVAYIHSQIQFIEAMRSIDLTTLQRRSEAEDQLAAAGVEPALQSFFTQSLDIPNRRWRLNLDALADQMPNVMSFPQTNAVWPGSVLFLSGASSDYVDPKYRPQVRARFPQARFAKIPGAGHWLHAEKPREFEATARIFLNA
- a CDS encoding PspA/IM30 family protein: MFGTLKTLFIGANARAEEQLRDTFSIELIDQKIRESGDSLKAAKLTLASLIQRQRAELRQIETLEVRIADLLSRAKEALDGDREDLAQTAAQAVAEMENELALRRQTLERLERRILQLRQSVATANRRIIDLKQGAMSARATKREQDMQRRLNKHLGGDSPIEEAEALIARVMEQDDPFEQGEILREIDGDLGHATIGDDLADAGFGKRNGTSALDVLNRLKAEK